The Myxococcales bacterium DNA window ACCGCCATCGGCAACATCCTCTATTTCAAGAAATGTGCATATACTCTGGCTCGTTCCACATAATGTTTAGCAGCTTTGGTGATACGCTTCAGATCACTTTCCGTCAAGGCGCGTTTGACGACGGCGGGGACGCCGGCGACGAGGCTGCGCGGGGGGACGATCATCCTTTCGGGGACGACCGCGCCGGCGGCGACGATGGATTCGGCGCCGATTTCGCAGCCGTCGAGCAGGATGGCGCCCATGCCGATCATGCAGCGGTCGCCGATCGTGCAGCCGTGCAGGATGGCGCGGTGGCCGACGGTGACGTCGTCGCCGATCGTCAGCGGACCGATCCAGCTCGTTTCGTGGCAGACCGTCAAATCCTGGATGTTGGTGCGCGCGCCGATGACCACCGGGTGTTCGTCGCCGCGGACGACCGCGCCGAACCAGAGGCTCGACTCCGGGCCGAGCGTCACGTCGCCGACGACCACCGCGCCGGGGGCGACGAACGCGGTCGGATCGAGGCGCGGCCGGGTTTCACCGAAGGGAAGGATCAAGGTGTCGTTCATGGTTTCAATCCTTGCCGGCGACCAGCACGGCTTTGGCCGTCGGCCGTCCAAAACCGTGGCACCCATTTAAGAGGAAGGATCAAGATGTCGTTCATGGTTTCAATCCTTGCCGGCGACCAGCACGGCTTTGGCCGTCGGCCGTCCAAAACCGTGGCACCCGATCATTGGTTCAATCTTTCCCTTGAGACGGTTCGTCAGCCGTTGGGGGTTTTGCCTTTTTTTTCGTCGGGCCGAACATCAATTCGTCGATCTGCTCCGGGCGCAGCCGGACGAAGATATTGAACTTGCGTTCCTGTTCGATGGTCGTGCGCGGGCCGTGGCCGGGGTGGAGGAAAATATCGTCGGACAGCACGAAGAGCTTGTCCTTGATGGCGGCGACGAGCGTGTCGTAATCGCCGCCCTTCAGGTCGGTGCTGCCGATGGCGCCCTGGAAGATGGCGTCGCCGCAGAAGATCGATTTTTTCGAACGCAGGCAGATGCCGCCGGGCGAATGGCCGGGCGTGTGGATCACCTCGAAGCGCAGCGCGCCGATTTCGATCGTGTCGCCGTCGCGCAGCAGCCGGTCGGGCGGCGGGCTGAGCCGCGGGCGGCCCCGAAGCAACAGCGAGGCGGCGGAGAAACTCGTCAGGCGGCCGGCCTCGGCCTCGTGGATGAGCAGCGGCGCGCCGGTCAGCCGCTTGGCCTCGGCGTTGCGGTTGACGTGGTCGTAATGCGCGTGGGTGTTGACGATGGCGGCGACCCGGGCCCGGGTGGTCTTGATCATCGTCGCGATGCGCGGCCAGTCGCCCGCCGGGTCGACGAGCAGCGCCTGCCCCGTTTCCTCGTCGATCGCCAGGTAGGTGTTGGTCTTGAAAAAGCCGCTCTCCACTTTTTCGATCTGCACGGTCGCGCCTCCTCCTGTGCCTTGCAGGATAAAGCCGGGCGGGCGAGTGTCAACCGAAGAGATCCAGGTTGACAAATGGCGGGGCGGACACCTAAATAAAACCCTTATTCCTTGGCACAAGGGGGCAAGGTGCCGGTTCATCGATTCGCGCGGCAATGGCGCTTGTTGGGCGCCGCCATCGGGCTGTCCATCCTGCTCGGTTGGGCGGCGGGCTGCCATTCCGATCCGCAAACGGCCGTCATCCTCGACGTGTTCGACCTGGTGGAACGTTACTACGTCGAGAAGGTCGATCCGCGCGAAATCACCGCCAACGCCCTGGCCGGTTTGGTCGACCACCTGAAAAAAGACGTCCAGATCGAGGTGCAGACCGAAAAAATCAAGGAATTCCTCCGCGCCCGCGACCGGGGCGAGGACGTGACGCCGCCGGTGATGGAAGAAACCGAGGACGCCTCCCCGACGCCGATTCCCACCCCGTTCGACGACGTGAAAGTGACCGTCGCCCCGACCCACCTGCGCATCGAGGGCGGCGGCCAGATCTTCGATCGCGACCTGCCGGCGGACAAACGCGCCCTGGCGCGGGTTCTGCTCGACGGCGTGGCCTTTTGCCGGAGCGCCTTGCGGCTCAAGCAGTCGCCGGAAGAACTGCAACAGATGGCGCTGGATTCCATGCTCTACAAGCTCGATCCGCATTCCGGGTTTCTCGAACTGACCGACTACAAGCAGCTCAAGCAGGAAACCGAAGGCAGCTTCGGCGGCGTCGGCATCGAGATCAGCATGGTGGGCGGATTTTTAACCATCGTTTCGCCGCTCGAGGGCGCGCCGGCCCAGCAACAGGGCTTGCGCAGCAAGGATCGCATCACCGCCATCGACCACCTCGAGACGATCGGCCAGACGATCGATTGGGCGGTCAAGCGCATCCGCGGCAAGATCGGCACGACGGTGGTGCTGACCATCAGGCGGCCGGGCGAGGACAAGACCTTCGACGTCACACTGGCCCGGACGCGCATCGAGGCGATCGCGATCAAGAGCAAGCTGCTGCCGGGGCGCATCGGCCACGTGCGGGTGATTCAATTCAACGCGCGCACCGCCGACGACCTGGAAAAGGCATTGCGGGAATTCAGCGCCGCGCCGGGCGGCCTGCGCGCGCTGATTCTCGATCTGCGCAACGACCCCGGCGGCTTGCTCGATCAGGCCGTGGCGGTCACCGACAAATTCCTGACCGGCGGGCTGATCGTCAACACCATCGGCCGCGGTTCGCTGGAGGAACGCGAGCGCTACGCCAGCAGCCGGGGCGCCTGGACGCGAGTGCCGCTGGTGGTGCTGGTCAACAACGGCAGCGCCAGCGCTTCCGAAATCGTCGCCGGGGCGCTCAAGGATCACCAGCGCGGCCTGGTCGTCGGCTGGCAGACCTTCGGCAAGGGCTCGGTGCAGTCGATTTTCGAATTGCGCAACGAGGCCGGGCTGCGGCTGACGACCGCGATGTACTACACGCCGTCGGGCGAATCGATCCAGGCGCACGGCATCACGCCGCACATCCGCTTCGACAGCGACGACCCCGACCGCGACCTGTATTCGGAAGCCAAGCTGGAAGGACATATCGACAATTCGAACAAGCGGCCGGCGCAACAGCCGCTGCTCGAGGTCAACGCGAAAAACCTCTACGACCATTACCTGGCGAAGGGCCTGATCAAAAGCGACGCCGAGGCGTTTTCCGACGACGCGGATTTTCTGCTGGTCTTCGTCCGCAAGCTGCTGGACGAGGCGACCGACTTTTCAATCGGCGGTCTGACCGCGCAGGCGCAGGCGATGCTGGACAAGGTGCCCGGCGCGTTCGAGCCGGCGGCGCCCGCCGCCGCGAAAAAATAGCGCTACTTCTTTTCTTCCACCCGACAACCCGGATCGGCGTCGCACCAGACGCGCCAGTCGTCGCCGGCGCGGCGCAGCACGAAGGCGCTGTCGTCATCGGCGGAAACCTTGAATTCGAAGGTCACGGTCGGGTCGTCGGTCAGCGAGGGTTCCCAGGCGAGCAATTCCTCGAGCCGGTCGGCGTAACGGGCGGTTTCGCCGGGGGTGTTGTGCAAGACCGCTTCCTGCGCCGTGGCGGCCGCTTGCCCGCGTTGCAGCAGGGCTTGTTGTTCCTCGGCCTGGTGGCCGAACCAGCGGCAACCGAACAGCGGCAACAGGATCATCGACAGCAGGAGCGGACGGCAATATCTCATGATGCTTCCCGAAATTAAAGAAAAGCCGTTTCGCGCCGCTGCTGGTTCGCACCGGGGAAACGCGCTAGGATAATGAACATGTTTACCGTCTATAGGCAAGCCGGGCAGGTTGCCCTGGCCACCGCCGGCGAAGTGATCCGCCTGCTGCGCGACTATCCCTTTCGGGGCGACGCGGACTATTTCACCGTCGGCCGGCAGGAGAAGGAGTACCTGGAAATTCTCAAGACCGGCGATCGCTTCGACGTTGGGCACATTGCGGAGGGCGTCGACGATAGCGTGCTGGTTTACCAAAGCCTGAATTACGAAGAGGCGGTGCGGGTCGCGACCGCTTTTTGCGACGGCGATCCGCACTGGGCCACGCTGCTGGCCGCCGCCGGCGAGCCGGGGAGAGGGTCCGGCAATCCCGAGCCGGATTTTCCGGCGGCCGCGCCGATCGAGCCGCAGGGATTTTCCTGTTCGCCGCCGTTGGCTTTGTTGATCTTCATCTTCGTCATGCTGCTCGGCCTGGCGGCGGTTTATTTCTTCAAACCGTGAATCCGGGGTGGCGGGTTTTTCCCGGCGGCCGGGGTAAAAAGGCGGAATCAGGGCAAACTTGACCCCCAACGGCCAATGAAGATAAAATGCGTCCCTACTCTGTAGTCTGGAGGGGTTGATGAATAACCGTCTAATGCTGTTGGTCCTGGCGGCCGCGATCGCTTGTTTGGCTGGTGGAGTGATTCTGGTGCTGGATGCCGATCCGGTGATCGCCAAGGATGTCGAGCAGGGTCTCTGTCGCGACGCGTTGAACGTCCTGTACACCGAATGCAAACTGCACCTGGGCATCGAGGGTAATGTATTGAATTACTCCGAGGCCGTGGCTTATTGCGAAAATCAGACCGATCTGACCTTGAAATCCTGCTGGACCGGCTGCGCCCTGAATACCGCCAACGATTGCGGCGAGGTCGCGGCTTGCATCGACGAATGCTACAACGGCGTCACGATGTGCAACTTCACGATCGAATTCATTTACGATCTCTGCGACGACACGTTGTACAACCCGGAGAACGATCAGCCGATCGACCGCACCCCCGCCCTGAACGATTGCGAGACTACCGGCGGTAACCTGTGGGATTGCTATACGAACTGTGCCTACACGAGCTGGGAAGATTGCATCGAACTCAGCCAATGCGTTATCGACTGCGCCTATAACCAATCGGATGACGATACCGCCGACGACGATACCGCCGACGACGATACGGTCGACAATCCGAATTCCGAAACCCTGAAAGAATCCAACGGCGATGCGTTGGAGGACGTGCACGGTTCCGCCTGCGGTTTCTAATCGCTTTTCCCGAATCAACCGGACCGGCCGGGCGAAACCGCCCGGCCGGTTTTTTTTTCGGCTTTTTCCCGCCGCCGCCCGGTCCCCGGTTTTTTAGCGATTTTCTTGATATTCCATCAAAACGGAACAGTGGAGAAAATCGAGGAAAAAACCGGGGCGGCCGGGCGGTAAAAAAAAATGTATCGGCAACGCGAGGATTTGACGTCAATTCTTGACAGGGCGGATTCAAACCGACATTATGCCGAACATGATTCCCATGAATACCGGCGCCGATAAATTTGGTGTGGCTTCGATTCGGGGCAACCTTGATCAAGTGCACGTTGCCAAACTGCTTTTCGGCTTTTTCAAGGCGCGCAAGACCGGTATCCTGGCCTTCAACGACGGTTTCGACGATCTGATCGTCTACCTGTTCAAGGGCTGTCCGGTGCTGTACGTCCGTGGCCTGTACGATCAGGACGACTTCGCCCAATACCTGTCGCGCTTCGGTTTGATTGCCGCCGAGGAGCTGGAAAAGTTCCGGAAAAAGGCGGAACAGGAAAAAACCACGGCCTTGCGGTTGCTGCTCAATCAACGGGTCGTCGACGAAGCCATGGTGCGGCGGCTGGCCGAGCGGTATTACGAAGTGAACCTGCTCGGGTTGTTTTCGTGGCGCCGCGGCGAGTATCGCTTTTATGAAAAGTCCGGCTTGCCGGGATTCGAGGGCGAAGCCGATCCGTTGCGCACCCTGCGCCGCATCATCGATGGAATCCGGCAGCGCTATCACGCCGGCATGATCGAAACCCGGTTGGAAAAACGGGCGCAGACGCCGCTGAAAATCCAGGCGGATCCGCCGATTCCCCTCGACGAATTGTTGTTGACCGACGACGAACGGCAGATCGCCGCATGGATCGGCGAAGGCGCGACGCTGGCCGAAATCATCGAAAAATCCGCCCTGAAACCGAACGACGCCCGCGCCCTGGTTTTCGCCTTGTTGACCCTCGAAAGCGCGAAATTCGAGTCCAAAGGCAAAACCCGCCGAATTCAGGCGGAAATGCCCGCTCCGGCCGGATCGATCCTCAATCGCTTGTTCCGCCAGGCGGAAGCCAGCGTCGAACGCATTCAGCGCCAGGTCCAAAGCGAGGAAGCGACAAAGCGGCAATTGATCAAGGATCTGGGTGCCGAGCGGGTCGATCTTCAGGAAATATTTCCCGACGAGGGGCCGGAAAGCCCCGCGCCGCCCGCTGACGACGCCACCGCGGAATTGCGCCGCCGCCTGCAACAAAAAATCCAGGAATTGCAGAACACCGTCGCTGCGCTGGAAACCGTGGCGGCGGGCAAAAAATTGACCGCGCCGGAAGAAAAACCGCTGACGAAAAAGGAACAGAGCCTCGCCGATCTGTTGAACGCGAGCATCGACGCCGCGGAAACGACCCGGCAACCGCGCGCGACCATCGTGACCCGCGAGGAGGCGGAACCGGAGGAATTCGCGCCGCTCGAATCCGCGCCTGATGCGGTGACCGGCGGCGCCGAGAATTCTGCGGCGGAGCGGCCGCTCTCCTCGGCGCCGTTTGAAGAGAGCGAAGCGGCCGAATCGCCGGCGGCGGAAGAATGGTCGACGGCGGAAGAACCGCCGGCGGCGGAAGAATGGTCGTCGGCGGAAGAACCGCCGGCGGCGGACGAATGGTCGACGGCGGAAGAGCCGCCGGCCGAGGCGGAGAGCGTCGCGCCGGCCGTCGCCGACGAACCGGCTTTCGCCGACTTGCCGGATTTGCCGGAACCGGAGGCGGAGGCCGCGCCGGAATTTTCTGAAAACGATCCGCCGGTTCAGTTGTTTCAAATGGCGGTCGCGCTGCTCGATCAAGAGGAATGGGAGCGCGCTTATCGGGCGCTGACCATCGCCCTCGAACACGGCTACGACACGCCGGAAGCCACGGTTTATCAAGGGTGGGCTTTCTACAACGCCTTTCCCAACGAGCCGGATCGCTTCATTCAGGCCGCCACGCTGGTGCAGGAAGGCATCGATCAGAACCCCGCCAAGGCGACCGGGTACGTGGTGCTGGGCAAGATGTACTTCGCCGAACGCGACCGCAGCATGGCCGAACTGTATTTCGTCAAGGCGCTCGAAGTCGATCACGACTGCCGCGAGGCCAAGGAATATATCCGCCGGATCTACCAGGAACGGTAGATGCCACTCTTCACTCCCCAGAACGATCGCCAGTTGCAAGGCGAGGTGGCTTTTCGCCGTTTTCACGCCCTGGGCGTCAACGAACAAACCCTGTCGTACATGGAACTGTGCCTGCGGGAACGGCGCGACATTTTCCGGCATCTCGCGCTTGGCGAGCGGCGGTTGACGCCGTTTTTGGAAATTGGCGCGGAGACCGGAGCCAACAGCCTGATTCTGGCGGGCGATTTGCGGGCCGAGGGCATGGCCTTGGACATCAGCCGCGAGGCGCTGGCCGCCATGACGGCCTACGCCGAGCGATTGGCGGTCGATCACCTGCCGCGCCGCGTCTGGGGAGACGCCCACGCACTGCCGCTCCGCAACGAAAGTTTGCCGTTCGCCCTGGCCTGGGGCACCTTGCACCATTTTCCCGATCCGCGGCCGGTGCTGGCCGAACTGCGCCGCGTGCTGACTCCCGGCGGTTGTTTTCTCGTGGGCGACGAACCCGTGCGGCGGCGGCTGTCGCTGCACCTGACCCGGACCCGCGCCCTGCATTCGCTCGGCCCGCTCGCGCGCCGGTTGCTGCGCTGGCACGTGTTGCCCTGGCTGGTCGATATCGACGGCCGCGAGGCTGTGGCCGCCGGGGTCGCGGAAATGCAGTTCAGCCGCCGCGCCTACAAGGACATGCTCGCCGCCGCGTTCGAGGAAGTCGAGATGCAATACGCGCCGTATATCACCGAACGGATTCGCAGCGCCGGCCCGCTG harbors:
- a CDS encoding gamma carbonic anhydrase family protein, translating into MNDTLILPFGETRPRLDPTAFVAPGAVVVGDVTLGPESSLWFGAVVRGDEHPVVIGARTNIQDLTVCHETSWIGPLTIGDDVTVGHRAILHGCTIGDRCMIGMGAILLDGCEIGAESIVAAGAVVPERMIVPPRSLVAGVPAVVKRALTESDLKRITKAAKHYVERARVYAHFLK
- a CDS encoding MBL fold metallo-hydrolase; protein product: MQIEKVESGFFKTNTYLAIDEETGQALLVDPAGDWPRIATMIKTTRARVAAIVNTHAHYDHVNRNAEAKRLTGAPLLIHEAEAGRLTSFSAASLLLRGRPRLSPPPDRLLRDGDTIEIGALRFEVIHTPGHSPGGICLRSKKSIFCGDAIFQGAIGSTDLKGGDYDTLVAAIKDKLFVLSDDIFLHPGHGPRTTIEQERKFNIFVRLRPEQIDELMFGPTKKKAKPPTADEPSQGKD
- a CDS encoding S41 family peptidase — protein: MPVHRFARQWRLLGAAIGLSILLGWAAGCHSDPQTAVILDVFDLVERYYVEKVDPREITANALAGLVDHLKKDVQIEVQTEKIKEFLRARDRGEDVTPPVMEETEDASPTPIPTPFDDVKVTVAPTHLRIEGGGQIFDRDLPADKRALARVLLDGVAFCRSALRLKQSPEELQQMALDSMLYKLDPHSGFLELTDYKQLKQETEGSFGGVGIEISMVGGFLTIVSPLEGAPAQQQGLRSKDRITAIDHLETIGQTIDWAVKRIRGKIGTTVVLTIRRPGEDKTFDVTLARTRIEAIAIKSKLLPGRIGHVRVIQFNARTADDLEKALREFSAAPGGLRALILDLRNDPGGLLDQAVAVTDKFLTGGLIVNTIGRGSLEERERYASSRGAWTRVPLVVLVNNGSASASEIVAGALKDHQRGLVVGWQTFGKGSVQSIFELRNEAGLRLTTAMYYTPSGESIQAHGITPHIRFDSDDPDRDLYSEAKLEGHIDNSNKRPAQQPLLEVNAKNLYDHYLAKGLIKSDAEAFSDDADFLLVFVRKLLDEATDFSIGGLTAQAQAMLDKVPGAFEPAAPAAAKK